A single genomic interval of Phocoenobacter uteri harbors:
- a CDS encoding YigZ family protein yields the protein MEYYVPKSEVIFEEEIKKSRFITYIRHTNGIEEAKAFLAEMRATYPDARHHCWATVAGTPNDSQQYGFTDDGEPQGTAGKPMLNHLLGSGLGEISVVVVRYFGGIKLGPGGLVRAYGNGVQQALLQVEKRRKVIRKSYRLQCEYDQFNSLQNLLESMDIEIYDQQFSDKIVIELGINPNELEAIQQAITERFSGQLALIEI from the coding sequence ATGGAATATTACGTCCCAAAATCAGAAGTTATTTTTGAAGAAGAAATTAAAAAAAGCCGTTTTATTACTTATATTCGCCACACTAACGGCATTGAAGAAGCCAAAGCTTTTTTAGCGGAAATGCGAGCTACTTATCCTGACGCGCGTCACCACTGCTGGGCGACCGTTGCAGGTACACCAAATGATAGCCAACAATATGGTTTCACGGATGATGGTGAACCACAAGGGACAGCAGGAAAGCCAATGCTTAACCATCTATTAGGAAGTGGATTAGGGGAAATCAGCGTGGTCGTTGTGCGTTATTTTGGTGGAATCAAATTAGGTCCAGGCGGGCTGGTTCGTGCTTATGGAAATGGTGTTCAGCAGGCTTTATTGCAAGTGGAAAAAAGACGTAAAGTCATCAGAAAATCTTACCGCTTACAATGTGAATACGATCAATTTAACTCACTACAAAACTTGTTAGAATCAATGGATATTGAGATTTATGACCAACAATTTAGCGATAAAATTGTGATTGAATTGGGGATCAATCCAAATGAATTAGAGGCGATTCAGCAAGCCATCACAGAGCGTTTTTCGGGACAGCTTGCGTTGATTGAAATCTAA
- the tehA gene encoding dicarboxylate transporter/tellurite-resistance protein TehA yields the protein MTQLKTKPFPIPINYFGIVLGLLALGLAWRYATSFFSFSAIISESLMGVGSFVWLIFILAYIWKWIAYREQAKAELNHLILGCFVSLIPITTCLIGLGILPYSPIFAKLLFILGIIGQLGFSAFHTAGMWRGTFNQESATPAMYLPTVATNFTSAVVMGTLGYQDMGMIFFGAGFFSWLILEPSVLQRLRTVSPLAENLRPIIGIQLAPAFVGASAYLSVNGGEIDLLVKMLIGYGLLQLLFLIRLLPWIFANGFTPSVWGFSFGLASMAKVGIVLAEQNQAPIFYMLGLTMFSFATLCIALMFIGTLYLLVKGRFFVK from the coding sequence ATGACACAATTAAAAACAAAACCTTTTCCTATTCCAATTAACTATTTTGGTATTGTTTTAGGACTTTTAGCTTTAGGACTTGCTTGGCGTTATGCTACGTCATTTTTTAGTTTTTCAGCCATTATTAGTGAATCTTTGATGGGGGTGGGGAGCTTTGTTTGGTTGATTTTTATTCTTGCTTATATTTGGAAATGGATCGCTTATCGCGAGCAAGCAAAAGCAGAATTAAATCATTTAATATTAGGTTGCTTCGTTAGCTTAATTCCGATCACAACCTGTCTAATCGGTTTAGGGATATTGCCTTATTCACCCATATTTGCAAAATTATTATTCATTCTTGGGATTATCGGGCAACTCGGCTTTTCAGCGTTTCATACTGCGGGAATGTGGCGTGGTACTTTTAATCAGGAAAGTGCCACTCCAGCGATGTACTTACCCACTGTGGCAACCAATTTTACAAGTGCTGTGGTGATGGGAACATTGGGTTACCAAGATATGGGAATGATCTTTTTTGGTGCGGGATTTTTCTCTTGGCTTATTCTTGAACCTAGTGTTTTACAGCGTTTACGAACCGTTTCACCCTTAGCCGAAAACCTCAGACCAATCATCGGCATTCAACTTGCCCCTGCTTTTGTGGGCGCAAGTGCATATTTATCCGTCAATGGTGGTGAAATTGATCTTTTGGTTAAAATGCTCATCGGATATGGTTTGTTACAACTATTATTTTTAATCCGTTTGCTTCCGTGGATTTTTGCCAATGGTTTTACACCAAGCGTTTGGGGATTCTCATTCGGACTTGCTTCAATGGCAAAAGTAGGCATTGTTTTAGCTGAACAAAATCAAGCGCCTATTTTTTATATGCTAGGGTTGACAATGTTTAGTTTTGCAACCCTGTGTATTGCCTTGATGTTTATTGGTACGCTCTATTTACTCGTAAAAGGGCGATTTTTTGTTAAGTAA
- a CDS encoding PTS fructose transporter subunit IIABC, with the protein MITQLINEKLICLDLKATTKDEVFRELTEILNSQGKLKDPEQFLKDVYAREQIGNTGFENGIAMPHAKSSAITEPAVVVGISRRGIDYDAEDGELSKLFFMIASPDDSSDHHIQVLAELSSKLIEDGFIDALFNAKTNSEALTLLLAEKKSVTTTSVNKGFLIGVTGCPTGIAHTYLAAESLEKAAAEMGYSIKVETNGSIGVRNAPTKEEIEQATAILVCCDKQVDMARFNGKKVIQTGVKAPINNAKQVIEQGLQAPIFTADSKETRQQANQKSNRSNFYRYLMNGVSHMIPFVVTGGLMIALSLALGGEPTPQGMQIPEGSLWNHVLNVGVVAFTLMIPILAGYIAYAIGDRAALAPGFIGGWIANNGSFYGASAGTGFIGAIIAGLLVGYFVRFIVQQNYHKMVAPLVPIMIAPILGSVFIATLFIFVIGAPIADLMQWLNAMLTEMSTGNVILLGIVLGGMAGFDMGGPVNKVAFLFSVGMIANGQTQFMGAMAAAIPVAPLGMFLATVMGRKLNLFEESEIEAGKASGAMGLVGISEGAIPFAAQDPLSVIPANVIGSMVAAVLAFSFGITNSVAHGGPIVALLGAMNKPVLALLCMIAGAVVTAIVCIALKKVRQAKMVTA; encoded by the coding sequence ATGATTACTCAACTGATTAACGAAAAGCTGATCTGTTTGGATCTCAAAGCAACCACAAAAGATGAAGTATTCCGTGAATTAACGGAAATACTTAATTCACAAGGAAAGCTAAAAGATCCTGAACAATTTTTAAAAGATGTTTATGCACGTGAACAAATCGGTAACACGGGATTTGAAAATGGTATTGCAATGCCACACGCAAAAAGCTCAGCAATCACTGAACCTGCAGTCGTAGTAGGGATTAGCCGTAGGGGTATTGATTATGATGCCGAAGATGGTGAATTATCTAAATTATTCTTTATGATTGCTTCACCTGATGATAGTTCAGATCACCATATTCAAGTATTAGCCGAGCTTTCTTCTAAATTGATTGAAGACGGTTTTATTGATGCACTTTTCAATGCAAAAACCAACAGTGAAGCACTTACCTTATTACTTGCCGAGAAAAAATCAGTTACAACTACATCAGTAAATAAAGGCTTTCTGATTGGCGTAACCGGCTGCCCAACAGGCATTGCACACACCTATCTTGCCGCAGAATCCCTTGAAAAAGCAGCCGCTGAAATGGGATATAGCATTAAAGTAGAAACCAATGGTTCCATTGGGGTACGCAATGCACCAACAAAAGAAGAAATCGAACAGGCCACTGCTATTTTAGTATGCTGTGATAAACAGGTGGATATGGCTCGTTTTAATGGTAAAAAAGTCATTCAAACTGGGGTAAAAGCACCAATAAACAATGCTAAACAAGTGATTGAACAAGGTTTACAAGCTCCTATTTTTACAGCGGACAGTAAAGAAACCCGCCAACAAGCCAACCAAAAATCTAACCGTTCAAATTTCTATCGCTACTTAATGAATGGGGTATCACATATGATTCCATTTGTGGTAACGGGTGGTTTGATGATTGCTCTTTCCCTTGCTTTGGGAGGTGAACCAACACCACAAGGTATGCAAATTCCGGAGGGGAGTTTATGGAACCACGTTCTTAATGTTGGGGTGGTCGCCTTTACTTTAATGATCCCAATCCTTGCAGGTTATATCGCTTATGCGATCGGGGATCGTGCAGCCCTTGCTCCAGGTTTCATTGGTGGTTGGATTGCAAATAATGGATCTTTCTACGGTGCGTCAGCGGGAACTGGGTTTATTGGTGCCATTATTGCCGGTTTACTGGTTGGTTACTTTGTGCGTTTTATCGTACAACAAAACTACCATAAAATGGTTGCCCCACTCGTGCCTATTATGATTGCCCCAATCTTAGGAAGTGTCTTTATCGCAACCCTCTTTATCTTCGTTATCGGTGCACCAATTGCGGATTTAATGCAATGGTTAAATGCGATGTTAACAGAAATGAGTACCGGCAACGTGATTTTACTGGGTATCGTACTTGGTGGAATGGCAGGCTTTGATATGGGTGGACCAGTAAATAAAGTGGCATTCCTCTTCTCTGTGGGAATGATTGCAAATGGTCAAACACAATTTATGGGGGCAATGGCAGCCGCTATTCCTGTCGCACCACTTGGAATGTTCCTTGCAACCGTAATGGGACGTAAATTAAACCTCTTTGAAGAATCTGAAATTGAAGCCGGTAAAGCATCAGGTGCGATGGGCTTGGTGGGTATTTCTGAAGGGGCGATTCCATTTGCGGCACAAGATCCATTATCTGTTATCCCTGCAAACGTCATCGGCTCAATGGTTGCAGCGGTATTAGCCTTCTCATTCGGCATCACAAATAGCGTTGCACACGGCGGACCAATCGTTGCCCTACTTGGTGCAATGAATAAACCGGTATTAGCACTACTTTGTATGATTGCCGGTGCAGTGGTAACCGCGATTGTTTGTATCGCACTGAAAAAAGTGCGTCAGGCTAAAATGGTAACAGCATAA
- a CDS encoding glycerate kinase, translated as MKIIIAPDSFKESLTALEAANAIEEGFSAVYPNAEFVKIPMADGGEGTVQSLVDATNGSIIETEVTAPLGNKITAFFGLSGDRKTAFIEMSAASGLHLVPPEKRNPLKTTSFGTGELIGSALEYGVEKIILGIGGSATNDGGVGVLQALGGKFLDGSNQPIGFGGEALQEIAQIDLSALNPRLSKVQFEVACDVNNPLCGENGASAIFGPQKGATPEMVGQLDESLAHFANIVQQQLQLEIKEKAGCGAAGGMGGGLLLLPNVTLKSGVDIVIEATSLAQFVEQADLVITGEGRMDAQSIAGKTPIGVAKVAKQFNKPVIAIVGCLREDYEVVYQYGIDCVFPIIRNLGSLEETLQQGKANLISTAQNIARLCRVV; from the coding sequence ATGAAAATTATCATTGCCCCTGATTCATTTAAAGAAAGTTTAACCGCCTTAGAAGCGGCGAATGCGATTGAAGAAGGGTTTTCAGCAGTTTATCCAAATGCAGAATTTGTAAAAATTCCGATGGCAGACGGTGGCGAAGGTACGGTGCAATCCTTAGTTGATGCAACAAATGGCTCAATTATAGAAACCGAAGTCACCGCTCCATTAGGGAATAAAATAACCGCTTTCTTTGGGCTATCAGGGGATCGTAAAACGGCATTTATTGAGATGTCCGCCGCCTCTGGTTTACACCTTGTTCCGCCTGAAAAACGTAATCCCCTGAAAACCACTTCTTTTGGCACAGGGGAATTGATTGGTTCAGCGTTAGAGTATGGCGTAGAAAAAATCATTCTTGGGATTGGCGGAAGTGCGACCAACGATGGCGGTGTTGGAGTGTTGCAAGCCTTAGGTGGAAAATTTTTAGATGGTTCAAATCAGCCGATTGGTTTTGGGGGCGAAGCGTTACAAGAGATTGCTCAAATTGATTTATCGGCGTTAAATCCACGTTTAAGCAAGGTTCAATTTGAAGTGGCTTGTGATGTGAATAACCCTTTATGTGGCGAGAATGGAGCGAGTGCTATTTTTGGTCCTCAAAAAGGGGCAACCCCTGAAATGGTTGGGCAATTAGATGAATCATTGGCACATTTTGCGAATATTGTTCAGCAACAGCTTCAACTTGAAATTAAAGAAAAAGCAGGTTGTGGTGCGGCAGGTGGAATGGGTGGCGGTTTATTATTATTGCCTAACGTCACCCTAAAATCAGGCGTAGATATTGTGATTGAAGCCACGTCACTGGCTCAATTTGTAGAGCAAGCTGATTTAGTGATTACCGGCGAAGGCAGAATGGACGCTCAAAGCATTGCAGGTAAAACGCCGATTGGTGTTGCGAAGGTTGCAAAACAGTTTAACAAGCCAGTGATTGCGATTGTGGGCTGTTTACGAGAAGATTATGAAGTGGTGTATCAATATGGCATTGATTGCGTTTTTCCGATTATTCGTAATCTAGGCTCGCTTGAAGAAACCTTGCAACAAGGTAAAGCAAATTTGATTTCAACGGCACAGAATATTGCAAGGTTGTGTCGGGTTGTGTAA
- a CDS encoding GntP family permease has product MVSILHSKGVTMITVSALGAIVALTVAIFLILRKVSPAYGMLVGALVGGLIGGANLTETVSLMIGGAQGITTAVMRILAAGVLAGVLIESGAANAIAETIVKKLGEARALLALTLATMILTAVGVFVDVSVITVSPIALALARRVDLSRPAILLAMIGGGKAGNIMSPNPNGIAAADAFDLPLTSVMVAGIIPAIFGVILTYFLAKHLMSKGSKVNAEEVIVIDNHHLPQFLPAMVAPLVAIILLALRPLFNISVDPLIALPLGGLIGAICMGKLKNVNQYAIVGLGKMAPVAIMLLGTGALAGIIAHSGLKDVLINGLEASGLPSYVLAPVSGALMSLATASTTAGTVVASNVFSSTLLELGVSSLAGAAMIHAGATVFDHMPHGSFFHATGGCVNMDIKERLKLIPYESAVGLIMAVVSTLIFGVFKF; this is encoded by the coding sequence ATAGTATCTATTTTACATTCAAAAGGAGTAACAATGATAACTGTATCAGCCTTAGGTGCAATCGTTGCATTAACGGTGGCAATCTTTTTAATTTTACGCAAAGTATCTCCCGCTTACGGTATGCTCGTGGGGGCATTAGTTGGGGGCTTGATTGGCGGTGCGAATTTAACCGAAACGGTTTCACTGATGATCGGCGGTGCACAGGGCATTACCACTGCGGTAATGCGAATTTTAGCCGCTGGGGTATTAGCTGGTGTACTGATTGAATCAGGGGCTGCAAATGCGATTGCGGAAACTATCGTCAAAAAATTAGGGGAAGCGAGAGCCTTGCTTGCCTTAACCTTAGCAACAATGATTTTAACAGCTGTTGGCGTGTTTGTTGATGTGTCTGTGATTACGGTTTCGCCTATCGCTCTTGCCTTAGCGAGACGAGTGGATTTATCTCGCCCAGCGATTTTACTTGCGATGATTGGTGGCGGTAAAGCGGGTAATATTATGTCGCCAAATCCGAATGGGATTGCGGCTGCGGACGCATTTGATTTACCGCTCACATCGGTAATGGTAGCAGGGATTATTCCTGCTATTTTTGGGGTTATCTTAACGTATTTTTTAGCTAAACACCTTATGTCAAAAGGCTCAAAAGTGAATGCTGAAGAAGTGATTGTAATTGATAATCATCATTTACCACAATTCTTACCAGCAATGGTTGCCCCGCTGGTTGCGATTATTCTATTAGCATTACGTCCATTATTTAATATCAGTGTCGATCCGCTTATCGCCTTACCGCTCGGTGGCTTGATTGGGGCTATCTGTATGGGTAAACTAAAAAACGTCAATCAATATGCGATTGTAGGTTTAGGAAAAATGGCACCAGTTGCAATAATGTTATTAGGCACAGGGGCGTTGGCGGGAATAATCGCACATTCAGGGCTAAAAGATGTGTTAATTAACGGATTAGAAGCCTCAGGTTTACCATCTTATGTGCTTGCACCCGTATCAGGGGCATTGATGTCCTTAGCAACAGCTTCAACAACCGCAGGCACGGTGGTTGCCTCTAATGTATTTAGTAGTACATTGCTTGAACTTGGTGTGAGTAGCTTAGCGGGGGCTGCGATGATCCACGCAGGTGCTACCGTCTTTGATCATATGCCACACGGCTCTTTCTTCCACGCAACAGGTGGCTGTGTGAATATGGATATTAAAGAACGTTTAAAACTCATTCCTTATGAAAGTGCAGTGGGTTTAATAATGGCGGTTGTTTCAACCTTGATTTTTGGTGTATTCAAATTTTAG
- a CDS encoding sugar diacid recognition domain-containing protein codes for MKIDQRLAQDIVKRTMKIINYSVNVMNENGIIIASGNPSRIGEHHIGAVLALRNSSVIEIDRELAQKWHNEVRSGINLPITYQSQNIGVIGISGELEEVRYYAQLVKMTAELIVEQAYLLEREQWNRRYREDFILQLLKNNLSESELVEQAQFFAFPLNVTRTVIIIQLTQPSVENVQQLVGYFESNLVNVEIAINAEKQIILLWENEIPTPIHHIMSPLFKKNEYRIAVGLKNCFAKALHLSYQTALSSLRYGQKAFPRKTCYFFEEYKLPALLNNMSHSWYVDELLLPVEKLIENDTKKVLFKTLQQYFLANCDLDRTAQNLFIHINTLRYRLNKIEQITSLSFNKIDEKFILYLSTILKR; via the coding sequence ATGAAAATTGATCAACGCCTCGCACAAGATATTGTCAAACGTACGATGAAAATCATCAATTATTCTGTGAATGTGATGAATGAAAATGGAATAATTATTGCTTCTGGTAATCCCTCTCGTATTGGCGAACATCATATTGGTGCAGTGTTGGCGTTGCGTAATTCGAGTGTGATTGAGATTGATCGTGAGCTTGCTCAAAAGTGGCATAATGAAGTGCGTTCAGGGATCAATTTACCTATTACTTATCAATCTCAAAATATTGGGGTTATCGGTATTTCAGGGGAACTGGAAGAAGTACGTTATTATGCACAGCTCGTCAAAATGACCGCAGAGTTGATTGTAGAGCAAGCCTATCTTTTAGAGCGAGAGCAATGGAACAGACGCTATCGAGAAGATTTTATTTTACAGTTGCTTAAAAATAATCTTTCTGAAAGCGAACTTGTTGAACAAGCACAGTTTTTTGCTTTTCCCTTAAACGTCACAAGAACCGTGATTATTATTCAACTAACGCAACCTTCCGTTGAAAATGTACAGCAATTAGTGGGCTATTTTGAGTCAAATCTTGTTAACGTAGAGATTGCTATCAATGCAGAGAAACAGATTATTTTATTGTGGGAGAATGAAATCCCAACGCCTATTCATCACATAATGTCTCCTCTTTTTAAGAAGAATGAATATCGGATAGCGGTCGGTTTAAAGAACTGTTTTGCAAAAGCATTGCATTTATCTTATCAAACGGCGTTAAGCTCTTTGCGTTATGGACAAAAAGCCTTTCCGAGAAAGACTTGTTACTTTTTTGAAGAATATAAATTACCTGCTTTGCTCAATAATATGAGCCATTCTTGGTATGTTGATGAGTTGCTTCTTCCTGTTGAAAAATTGATAGAAAATGACACCAAAAAAGTATTATTTAAAACGCTACAACAATATTTTTTAGCAAATTGTGATCTAGATCGCACCGCTCAGAATTTATTTATTCACATCAATACATTACGTTATCGTTTAAATAAAATTGAGCAGATAACTTCTTTATCATTCAATAAGATAGATGAAAAATTTATTTTATATTTAAGTACGATTTTAAAAAGATAA